The sequence below is a genomic window from Acetivibrio clariflavus DSM 19732.
TCATGCCTGCGTTAAAAGCAACTGCCCTAAAAAATTCTTCAATCAGTTCCGTTTCCATGATTCCAAGCTTTTGGGCCGGAAGATTCACATCAAATACCAGAAACGGTCTTCCGCTCAAGTCCAGTGCCACAAGTGCTAAAGATTCATCCATTGGCACAAAACATGAACCGTAGCGCCTAATGGACTTTTTGTCTCCCAAAGCTTCTTTTATGGCCTGTCCCAACACTATTCCCACATCCTCAACGGTATGATGGGCATCAACATGCAAATCCCCTTTTGCACTGACCTCCAAATCGAATAGTCCGTGTCTTGTGAATAGGTCAAGCATATGGTCCAAAAAACCCACTCCGGTATTAATATTACTCTTGCCCGAACCGTCAAGGTTTACGG
It includes:
- the hisB gene encoding imidazoleglycerol-phosphate dehydratase HisB, producing MERKAQISRKTGETDIKLTVNLDGSGKSNINTGVGFLDHMLDLFTRHGLFDLEVSAKGDLHVDAHHTVEDVGIVLGQAIKEALGDKKSIRRYGSCFVPMDESLALVALDLSGRPFLVFDVNLPAQKLGIMETELIEEFFRAVAFNAGMNLHIKLFYGNNTHHIIEAIFKAFGRALDQAVFIDDRIEGVMSTKGLL